The following proteins come from a genomic window of Anopheles ziemanni chromosome 3, idAnoZiCoDA_A2_x.2, whole genome shotgun sequence:
- the LOC131287334 gene encoding programmed cell death protein 2-like — protein MAKQKSLILLGYDDEPIAVKDRLYLSHTTNKIGGHADWPAGAVEIQPCLFCGLQRPLILQIYAPLEDSQFHRTLYLFACLNAPCSTQSQSWTCIRIQSLEKSSPGGDGCETRSVKLPAKDATISWCSGADDWGDEEESAPTGKGDEYSTGTFMRVDTSNVGDSEQQLNEENGNVIQYEKVSDEDDESNSMEVEPIPGFEHLRVDETNANAGGDGRSSGAMGGELIDNLYTPKATAEIEGPEAEVVIVDEPNSPKRDLIALLKQPQLVPRNIEDLTLRGLYISVDEERTSVPVMSEHVRELLEEYRRNDEVKTSPDSPSENVASGGKGPTKTNHDLELYEKGIPMHGDLMFHSFMCKLQENPGQILRYSRNAVPLLISPIKDVTIPPQCQYCKSEMICEVQLLPTLIDKLRFEVNDERAPIDFGNVLVWTCMKSCWDTPDKMRQELVLVQTES, from the exons ATGGCAAAGCAAAAATCCCTTATTCTACTAGGTTACGATGATGAACCGATTGCGGTGAAGGATAGACTGTACCTTTCGCACACGACGAACAAAATCGGTGGCCACGCG GATTGGCCTGCTGGTGCTGTGGAAATACAGCCGTGCCTATTCTGTGGTCTGCAAAGGCCCCTTATTCTGCAGATTTACGCTCCACTGGAGGATTCTCAGTTCCACCGCACGCTTTATCTTTTCGCTTGCTTAAACGCCCCGTGTTCGACGCAATCACAATCGTGGACTTGTATACGAATACAATCCCTCGAAAAGAGCTCTCCTGGAGGTGATGGTTGTGAGACGCGATCCGTAAAGCTACCGGCGAAGGATGCCACGATATCCTGGTGCAGTGGTGCAGATGACTGGGGAGACGAAGAGGAGAGTGCACCCACGGGCAAGGGAGATGAGTACAGCACGGGCACTTTTATGCGGGTCGATACGAGCAATGTTGGCGATTCCGAGCAACAACTGAACGAAGAGAACGGCAATGTGATCCAGTACGAGAAGGTGTCCGATGAAGACGACGAGAGTAATTCTATGGAGGTGGAACCGATTCCGGGGTTTGAACACTTGCGTGTTGACGAGACAAACGCCAATGCAGGAGGCGATGGACGATCGTCGGGAGCGATGGGTGGAGAGCTTATCGATAATTTGTACACACCCAAAGCAACTGCAGAGATTGAAGGTCCGGAGGCGGAAGTAGTGATTGTTGACGAGCCCAACTCACCGAAACGTGATTTGATAGCGCTGCTCAAGCAGCCACAACTTGTGCCACGAAATATCGAAGACTTAACGCTGCGAGGATTGTACATCAGTGTGGATGAAGAGCGTACGAGCGTACCGGTAATGTCCGAGCATGTACGGGAACTTCTCGAAGAATATCGGCGTAATGATGAAG TCAAAACGAGCCCAGATAGTCCCTCTGAAAACGTGGCATCAGGAGGTAAAGGACCAACCAAAACCAACCACGATCTAGAGCTATATGAGAAAGGCATTCCGATGCATGGTGATCTGATGTTTCACTCGTTCATGTGCAAGTTGCAGGAAAATCCAGGTCAAATCTTGCGTTACTCGCGCAACGCTGTGCCATTGCTGATATCTCCAATCAAGGATGTAACAATTCCGCCACAATGTCAGTATTGCAAGAGCGAGATGATCTGTGAAGTTCAACTGCTGCCAACGTTGATCGACAAACTGCGATTCGAGGTGAACGATGAAAGGGCACCGATCGATTTTGGCAATGTTCTGGTTTGGACCTGTATGAAAAGCTGCTGGGACACTCCGGATAAAATGCGCCAGGAGCTTGTACTAGTGCAAACGGAGTCTTAA
- the LOC131284168 gene encoding organic solute transporter alpha-like protein, which yields MDTNGSMYSDESLSPTNVTTGDQCTTKLPTVQEYLDGLNYPIALIIVGTVVLSIATISIFFKNAYHILHRTPKQFKTKSVLLLSIYPLITLFSVVSIAVPRAFFLCDTVMHVYFMVCAYVFFGLCMQYVNGEDALIKSTDSQTFSLRTPPLCCCVPLFKRASVTKNRLLFVRMLIMQLPVVQTALFLALNVVFVEDYPNFNRIILYFVPLIVISILLGVWGLNILVRMLAPLYSDLKLMGKYFVLQAVLILCRIQPLIIGVIVSKSISDCEFPITLQVQKNAVFQLCLCFEMVVLSFWASLLYKSPSTIIAQG from the exons ATGGATACTAACGGATCGATGTACAGCGATGAGTCGCTATCACCAACAAATGTAACGACAGGCGATCAATGCACCACCAAGCTTCCCACGGTTCAGGAATACCTCGATG GCCTGAACTACCCAATCGCCTTGATCATCGTTGGCACGGTGGTATTGAGTATTGCAACGATAAGCATCTTCTTCAAGAATGCCTACCATATCCTCCATCGGACGCCGAAGCAGTTCAAAACCAAATCGGTCCTACTGCTTAGCATCTACCCC CTAATAACCCTCTTTTCCGTGGTGTCCATCGCGGTGCCCCGTGCCTTTTTCTTGTGTGACACGGTAATGCACGTTTACTTCATGGTCTGCGCATATGTTTTCTTCGG CCTCTGCATGCAATATGTCAACGGAGAGGATGCGCTTATCAAATCAACCGATTCGCAGACATTTTCCTTGCGAACACCACCACTGTGCTGCTGCGTACCGCTTTTCAAACGAGCCTCCGTTACCAA AAATCGATTGCTTTTTGTACGAATGCTTATCATGCAATTACCGGTCGTACAAACAGCTCTCTTCTTGGCGCTAAATGTAGTTTTTGTCGAGGACTAC cCGAATTTTAACCGCATTATCCTGTACTTTGTGCCATTGATCGTCATTTCGATCCTGTTGGGAGTGTGGGGATTGAACATTCTCGTCCGAATGCTTGCACCGCTCTACTCCGATCTTAAATTGATG ggaaaatattttgtcCTGCAAGCCGTATTGATTCTCTGCCGGATACAGCCACTGATAATTGGAGTTATCGTAAGCAAGAGTATATCCGACTGCGAATTTCCCATCACACTGCAGGTTCAAAAGAATG CTGTTTTTCAACTGTGCCTTTGCTTCGAGATGGTGGTACTGTCCTTCTGGGCTTCGCTTCTCTacaaatcaccttctacgaTAATAGCACAAGGATAA